One Ostrinia nubilalis chromosome 4, ilOstNubi1.1, whole genome shotgun sequence DNA window includes the following coding sequences:
- the LOC135071267 gene encoding charged multivesicular body protein 1b: protein MSSSAMEKNLFNLKFAVKELERNSKKCEKEEKLEKEKAKKAIQKNNMEGARIHAENAIRQKNQALNYLRMSARVDAVSSRVQTALTTKKVTNSMAGVVKAMDAAMKSMNLEKISNLMDKFESQFEDLDVQSSYMENAMSQTTTTTVPQGDVDTLLQQVADEAGLELNMELPSGVPSTSVGASTVVSQEQDELTQRLARLRQAE from the exons ATGTCTTCATCCGCAATGGAAA AAAacctatttaatttaaaatttgctGTGAAAGAGCTGGAACGAAATtctaaaaaatgtgaaaaagaaGAGAAATTGGAAAAGGAGAAAGCCAAGAAGGCAATACAGAAGAATAACATGGAGGGCGCAAGGATACACGCCGAGAACGCAATCAGACAGAAGAACCAAgcgttaaattatttacggatgtCAGCTAGAGTAGATGCAGTGTCCAGTAGAGTGCAGACTGCTCTTACTACAAAAAAG GTCACAAATTCCATGGCTGGTGTGGTCAAAGCTATGGATGCAGCAATGAAGTCTATGAACTTAGAAAAAATTTCAAATCTCATGGACAAGTTTGAAAGCCAATTTGAGGATTTGGATGTCCAGTCCTCGTACATGGAGAATGCAATGTCACAAACTACCACCACCACCGTTCCACAAGGAGACGTCGACACCTTGCTGCAGCAAGTGGCTGATGAGGCTGG CTTGGAGTTGAACATGGAGTTACCATCCGGAGTGCCCAGTACATCCGTGGGAGCATCCACGGTGGTGTCGCAGGAACAGGACGAGCTTACGCAGCGACTGGCGCGGCTGCGACAGGCCGAGTAA